A region from the Ammospiza caudacuta isolate bAmmCau1 chromosome 4, bAmmCau1.pri, whole genome shotgun sequence genome encodes:
- the UBE2D3 gene encoding ubiquitin-conjugating enzyme E2 D3 isoform X2 codes for MRSFSFVVFHWQATIMGPNDSPYQGGVFFLTIHFPTDYPFKPPKVAFTTRIYHPNINSNGSICLDILRSQWSPALTISKVLLSICSLLCDPNPDDPLVPEIARIYKTDRDKYNRLAREWTEKYAML; via the exons ATGCggagtttttcttttgtagtgTTTCATTGGCAAGCCACAATTATGGGACCT AACGACAGTCCATATCAGGGTGGTGTATTCTTCTTGACAATTCACTTTCCCACAGACTACCCATTCAAACCACCTAAG GTTGCATTTACAACAAGAATCTATCATCCAAATATTAACAGTAATGGCAGCATTTGTCTTGATATTCTAAGATCACAGTGGTCTCCTGCTTTAACTATTTCTAAAG ttctcttATCCATTTGTTCACTGTTATGTGATCCAAATCCAGATGACCCACTAGTGCCAGAGATTGCACGTATCTATAAAACAGACAGAGACAA GTACAATAGGTTAGCAAGAGAGTGGACAGAGAAATACGCTATGCTGTAG
- the UBE2D3 gene encoding ubiquitin-conjugating enzyme E2 D3 isoform X1 → MPKRVFQMQELSDLARDPPAQCSAGPVGDDMFHWQATIMGPNDSPYQGGVFFLTIHFPTDYPFKPPKVAFTTRIYHPNINSNGSICLDILRSQWSPALTISKVLLSICSLLCDPNPDDPLVPEIARIYKTDRDKYNRISREWTQKYAM, encoded by the exons ATGCCGAAACGAGTGTTTCAAATGCAG GAACTTAGTGACTTAGCCCGTGATCCTCCAGCACAGTGTTCAGCAGGTCCTGTTGGAGATGACA tgTTTCATTGGCAAGCCACAATTATGGGACCT AACGACAGTCCATATCAGGGTGGTGTATTCTTCTTGACAATTCACTTTCCCACAGACTACCCATTCAAACCACCTAAG GTTGCATTTACAACAAGAATCTATCATCCAAATATTAACAGTAATGGCAGCATTTGTCTTGATATTCTAAGATCACAGTGGTCTCCTGCTTTAACTATTTCTAAAG ttctcttATCCATTTGTTCACTGTTATGTGATCCAAATCCAGATGACCCACTAGTGCCAGAGATTGCACGTATCTATAAAACAGACAGAGACAA GTACAACAGAATATCTCGGGAATGGACTCAGAAGTATGCCATGTGA
- the UBE2D3 gene encoding ubiquitin-conjugating enzyme E2 D3 isoform X3 — protein MFHWQATIMGPNDSPYQGGVFFLTIHFPTDYPFKPPKVAFTTRIYHPNINSNGSICLDILRSQWSPALTISKVLLSICSLLCDPNPDDPLVPEIARIYKTDRDKYNRLAREWTEKYAML, from the exons A tgTTTCATTGGCAAGCCACAATTATGGGACCT AACGACAGTCCATATCAGGGTGGTGTATTCTTCTTGACAATTCACTTTCCCACAGACTACCCATTCAAACCACCTAAG GTTGCATTTACAACAAGAATCTATCATCCAAATATTAACAGTAATGGCAGCATTTGTCTTGATATTCTAAGATCACAGTGGTCTCCTGCTTTAACTATTTCTAAAG ttctcttATCCATTTGTTCACTGTTATGTGATCCAAATCCAGATGACCCACTAGTGCCAGAGATTGCACGTATCTATAAAACAGACAGAGACAA GTACAATAGGTTAGCAAGAGAGTGGACAGAGAAATACGCTATGCTGTAG